One window of Strix aluco isolate bStrAlu1 chromosome 24, bStrAlu1.hap1, whole genome shotgun sequence genomic DNA carries:
- the NAGLU gene encoding alpha-N-acetylglucosaminidase — protein MAARWGLVLALLLPVLPPLRGAAGDARQEAAVRALARRLLGPSAAAVALSVEAALAPGGPDTYRLHSPPGAAVAVAVTGSSGVAAAAGLYRYLRDFCGCHLSWSGAQLRLPDPLPRLPAEIRASAPGRYRYYQNTCTQSYSYAWWDWERWEREIDWMALSGINLALAFVGQEATWQRVYRSLGLNQSEIDAHFTGPAFLAWNRMGNLHGWAGPLPPAWHLKQLYLQYRIVERMRSLGMVTVLPAFAGHVPQGLLWVFPHINATRLGGWSHFDCTYSCTYLLDPGDPMFQVIGTLFLKELIKEFGTDHVYSADTFNEMTPLSSDPAYLSGVSNAVFRSMTGADPEALWLMQGWLFQHQPDFWQPAQVRALLRGVPLGRMIVLDLFAESKPVYQWTESFYGQPFIWCMLHNFGGNHGLFGTVEAINHGPFAARRFPNSTMVGTGLVPEGIEQNDMVYELMNELGWRHEPLDLPGWVTRYAERRYGAPNAAAASAWRLLLRSVYNCTGVCVSHNHSPLVRRPSLHMDTELWYNASDVYEAWRLLLSAGAALGSSPTFRYDLVDVTRQAAQQLVSDYYLSIRRAFQGHALPELLMAGGVLVYDLLPELDRLLSSHSLFLLGRWLESARAMATSDQEAEQYELNARNQVTLWGPSGNILDYANKQLGGLVLDYYGVRWSLFVSALVQSLNSGSPFHQDQFNQAVFQVERGFVYNKKRYPAVPAGDTLEISRKLFLKYYPSALQRRRAVRA, from the exons ATGGCGGCGCGctgggggctggtgctggcgctgctgctgccggtgctgccgccgctgcggggggcggcgggggacgCGCGGCAGGAGGCGGCGGTGCGGGCGCTGGCGCGGCGGCTGCTGGGCCCGAGCGCCGCCGCCGTGGCGCTGTCGGTGGAGGCGGCGCTGGCGCCGGGCGGCCCCGACACGTACCGGCTGCACtcgccgcccggcgccgccgtggccgtggccgtgacGGGCTCCAGCGGCgtggcggcggccgccgggctcTACCGGTACCTGCGCGACTTCTGCGGCTGCCACCTCTCGTGGTCCGGGGCGCAGCTCCGCCTGCCCGACCCGCTGCCGCGACTGCCGGCGGAGATCCGCGCCTCGGCCCCCGGCAG GTACCGCTACTACCAGAACACCTGCACCCAGAGCTACTCCTACGCCTGGTGGGACTGGGAGCGCTGGGAGCGGGAGATCGACTGGATGGCGCTCAGCGGCATCAACCTGGCGCTGGCCTTCGTGGGGCAGGAGGCGACCTGGCAGCGG gTGTACCGGTCGCTGGGCCTGAACCAGTCGGAGATCGACGCGCACTTCACGGGGCCGGCGTTCCTGGCCTGGAACCGCATGGGGAACCTCCACGGCTGGGcggggccgctgccgccggccTGGCACCTCAAACAGCTCTACCTGCAG tACCGGATCGTGGAGAGGATGCGCTCGCTGGGGATGGTCACGGTGCTGCCGGCCTTCGCGGGCCACGTGCCCCAGGGGCTCCTTTG GGTCTTCCCGCACATCAATGCCACTCGCCTTGGGGGCTGGAGCCACTTCGACTGCACCTACTCGTGTACCTACCTGCTGGACCCAGGGGACCCCATGTTCCAGGTGATCGGGACCCTCTTCCTGAAGGAGCTGATCAAGGAGTTCGGCACAGACCACGTCTATAGCGCGGACACCTTCAACGAGATGACCCCCCTGTCCTCTGACCCTGCCTATCTCTCGGGGGTCAGCAACGCCGTCTTCAGGTCGATGACGGGAG ccGACCCCGAGGCGCTGTGGCTGATGCAGGGCTGGCTCTTCCAGCACCAGCCGGACTTCTGGCAGCCGGCGCAGGTGCGGGCCCTGCTGCGTGGCGTGCCCCTCGGCAGGATGATCGTTCTCGACCTCTTTGCTGAGTCCAAGCCCGTCTACCAGTGGACGGAGTCCTTCTACGGGCAGCCCTTTATCTGGTGCATGCTGCACAACTTCGGGGGCAATCACGGCCTCTTTGGCACGGTGGAGGCCATCAACCACGGCCCCTTCGCGGCTCGCCGCTTCCCCAACTCCACCATGGTGGGCACGGGGCTGGTGCCCGAGGGCATTGAGCAGAACGACATGGTGTACGAGCTGATGAACGAGCTGGGCTGGCGCCACGAGCCCCTCGACCTCCCCGGCTGGGTGACCCGCTACGCCGAGCGCCGCTACGGTGCCCCGAACGCCGCCGCTGCCAGCGCCTGGCGGCTGCTCCTCCGCAGCGTCTACAACTGCACTGGCGTCTGCGTCAGCCACAACCACAGCCCGCTGGTGCGCCGGCCCTCGCTGCACATGGACACGGAGCTGTGGTACAACGCCAGCGACGTCTACGAGGCCTGGCGGCTGCTGCTGAGCGCCGGCGCCGCACTGGGCTCCAGCCCCACCTTCCGCTACGACCTGGTGGACGTCACGCGGCAAGCGGCTCAGCAGCTGGTGAGTGACTACTACCTGAGCATCCGCCGGGCCTTCCAGGGCCACGCGCTGCCGGAGCTGCTGATGGCCGGCGGCGTGCTGGTCTACGACCTGCTGCCGGAGCTGGACAGGCTCCTCTCCAGCCACAGCCTCTTCCTGCTGGGCCGCTGGCTGGAGAGCGCCCGCGCCATGGCCACCAGCGACCAGGAGGCCGAGCAGTACGAGCTGAATGCCCGGAACCAGGTGACACTCTGGGGGCCCAGCGGGAACATCCTGGACTACGCCAACAAGCAGCTGGGGGGGCTGGTGCTGGACTACTACGGCGTGCGCTGGAGTCTCTTTGTCTCCGCGCTGGTGCAGAGCCTCAACTCGGGCAGCCCCTTCCACCAGGACCAGTTCAACCAGGCCGTCTTCCAGGTGGAGAGAGGCTTTGTCTACAACAAGAAGCGCTACCCGGCCGTGCCGGCTGGGGACACGCTGGAGATCTCGAGGAAGCTGTTCCTCAAGTACTACCCCAGCGCCCTGCAGCGCCGCCGGGCTGTGCGGGCGTGA
- the HSD17B1 gene encoding 17-beta-hydroxysteroid dehydrogenase type 1 isoform X1 — protein sequence MERTTVLITGCSSGIGLGLAVRLAADAARRFKVFATMRDLAKGERLLERLGGRCPDTLEVLQLDVTDPRSLAAAAQRVQGQRLDVLGTALPGAPGVAGGGRLRGRRPSPGPREQMPNPGRCRRSWGWDGTRSAGQGCRSWVWGCRGSLAHQQGRGPPVPVLRHLDSAREREGPRCRSRAVPSSLQRGGGTDGPPGDLLRPGHEEPLRREPLWGRPHHPGLPARHEAPQGRADHRLQQHRGAARWVRAVPRRDPRHPVARGRDPALRVWLCPRAALQLRVLRQQVRGGGAVREPGHRPAALQHPPDAGGVRTRQHQLPGQPAAPRPRGQRAAGAGRRDAGPLPPVPAALPEPLLRRGPGGGRGPAGVPGGHRHPLPAAALRHHPAIRPALAPEAGQPRRLRVRGRDARLRVRPRRGRRGPALSGAGGAAASVPAGGLGPAVSPIKPFAAARLPAPSLSLSTLGVPPPPPRAPAG from the exons ATGGAGAGAACCACGGTGCTGATCACGGGCTGCTCCTCGGGCATCGGCCTGGGGCTGGCCGTGCGCCTGGCAGCCGATGCCGCTCGCAGGTTCAAAG TGTTCGCCACCATGCGCGACCTGGCTAAGGGCGAGCGGCTGCTGGAGCGCCTCGGCGGCCGCTGCCCCGACACACTGGAGGTGCTGCAGCTCGACGTCACCGACCCGCGCTCGCTGGCCGCCGCTGCGCAGCGGGTGCAGGGGCAGCGGCTGGACGTGCTGGGTACGGCTCTGCCCGGTGCCCccggggtggctggggggggacGTCTGCGGGGTCGCCGACCCTCCCCAGGGCCCCGGGAGCAGATGCCAAATCCCGGGAGGTGCCGGCGGTCCTGGGGCTGGGACGGGACGCGTTCAGCGGGGCAGGGGTGCAGGAGCTGGGTTTGGGGGTGCCGAGGGTCGCTGGCCCATCAGCAGGGAAGGGGCCCCCCCGTTCCTGTCTTGCGGCACCTCGACAGTGCCAGGGAGCGCGAGGGGCCACGGTGCCGCTCACGGGCTGTGCCCAGCAGTCTGCAACGCGGGGGTGGGACTGATGGGCCCCCTGGAGACCTGCTCCGACCAGGCCATGAAGAGCCTCTTCGACGTGAACCTCTTTGGGGCCGTCCGCACCATCCAGGCCTTCCTGCCCGCCATGAAGCGCCGCAGGGCCGGGCGGATCATCGTCTCCAGCAGCATCGGGGGGCTGCAAGGTGGGTCCGGGCCGTGCCGCGGCGGGACCCCCGGCACCCTGTGGCACGGGGAAGGGACCCGGCGCTGAGGGTGTGGCtctgccccagggctgcccttCAACTCCGTGTACTGCGCCAGCAAGTTCGCGGTGGAGGGGCTGTGCGAGAGCCTGGCCATCGTCCTGCGGCCCTTCAACATCCA CCTGACGCTGGTGGAGTGCGGACCCGTCAACACCAGCTTCCTGGCCAACCTGCAGCGCCCAGACCCCGAGGGCAGcgagctgcaggggctggacgCCGAGACGCGGGGCCTCTACCGCCGGTACCTGCGGCACTGCCAGAGCCTCTTCTGCGACGCGGCCCAGGAGGTGGACGAGGTCCTGCAG GTGTTCCTGGAGGCCATCGGCACCCCCTGCCCGCCGCTGCGCTGCGTCACCACCCAGCGATTCGCCCCGCTCTGGCGCCTGAGGCTGGCCAGCCCCGACGGCTCCGCGTACGTGGGCGCGATGCACGACTTCGTGTTCGGCCGCGGCGAGGCCGGCGGGGACCGGCCCTGAGCGGAGCCGGCGGGGCAGCCGCGTCCGTCCCGGCGGGGGGGCTCGGGCCCGCCGTGTCGCCAATAAAGCCCTTTGCAGCCGCCCGGCTCCCGGCTCCGTCCCTCTCGCTGAGCACCCTGGGGGTCCCCCCGCCTCCGCCCCGGGCTCCCGCGgggtag
- the HSD17B1 gene encoding 17-beta-hydroxysteroid dehydrogenase type 1 isoform X6, which translates to MERTTVLITGCSSGIGLGLAVRLAADAARRFKVFATMRDLAKGERLLERLGGRCPDTLEVLQLDVTDPRSLAAAAQRVQGQRLDVLVCNAGVGLMGPLETCSDQAMKSLFDVNLFGAVRTIQAFLPAMKRRRAGRIIVSSSIGGLQGLPFNSVYCASKFAVEGLCESLAIVLRPFNIHLTLVECGPVNTSFLANLQRPDPEGSELQGLDAETRGLYRRYLRHCQSLFCDAAQEVDEVLQVFLEAIGTPCPPLRCVTTQRFAPLWRLRLASPDGSAYVGAMHDFVFGRGEAGGDRP; encoded by the exons ATGGAGAGAACCACGGTGCTGATCACGGGCTGCTCCTCGGGCATCGGCCTGGGGCTGGCCGTGCGCCTGGCAGCCGATGCCGCTCGCAGGTTCAAAG TGTTCGCCACCATGCGCGACCTGGCTAAGGGCGAGCGGCTGCTGGAGCGCCTCGGCGGCCGCTGCCCCGACACACTGGAGGTGCTGCAGCTCGACGTCACCGACCCGCGCTCGCTGGCCGCCGCTGCGCAGCGGGTGCAGGGGCAGCGGCTGGACGTGCTGG TCTGCAACGCGGGGGTGGGACTGATGGGCCCCCTGGAGACCTGCTCCGACCAGGCCATGAAGAGCCTCTTCGACGTGAACCTCTTTGGGGCCGTCCGCACCATCCAGGCCTTCCTGCCCGCCATGAAGCGCCGCAGGGCCGGGCGGATCATCGTCTCCAGCAGCATCGGGGGGCTGCAAG ggctgcccttCAACTCCGTGTACTGCGCCAGCAAGTTCGCGGTGGAGGGGCTGTGCGAGAGCCTGGCCATCGTCCTGCGGCCCTTCAACATCCA CCTGACGCTGGTGGAGTGCGGACCCGTCAACACCAGCTTCCTGGCCAACCTGCAGCGCCCAGACCCCGAGGGCAGcgagctgcaggggctggacgCCGAGACGCGGGGCCTCTACCGCCGGTACCTGCGGCACTGCCAGAGCCTCTTCTGCGACGCGGCCCAGGAGGTGGACGAGGTCCTGCAG GTGTTCCTGGAGGCCATCGGCACCCCCTGCCCGCCGCTGCGCTGCGTCACCACCCAGCGATTCGCCCCGCTCTGGCGCCTGAGGCTGGCCAGCCCCGACGGCTCCGCGTACGTGGGCGCGATGCACGACTTCGTGTTCGGCCGCGGCGAGGCCGGCGGGGACCGGCCCTGA
- the HSD17B1 gene encoding 17-beta-hydroxysteroid dehydrogenase type 1 isoform X5 encodes MERTTVLITGCSSGIGLGLAVRLAADAARRFKGNGATRHWGGAAPPGVSPGQAGTGGRPGADSAARAVLSPAVFATMRDLAKGERLLERLGGRCPDTLEVLQLDVTDPRSLAAAAQRVQGQRLDVLVCNAGVGLMGPLETCSDQAMKSLFDVNLFGAVRTIQAFLPAMKRRRAGRIIVSSSIGGLQGLPFNSVYCASKFAVEGLCESLAIVLRPFNIHLTLVECGPVNTSFLANLQRPDPEGSELQGLDAETRGLYRRYLRHCQSLFCDAAQEVDEVLQVFLEAIGTPCPPLRCVTTQRFAPLWRLRLASPDGSAYVGAMHDFVFGRGEAGGDRP; translated from the exons ATGGAGAGAACCACGGTGCTGATCACGGGCTGCTCCTCGGGCATCGGCCTGGGGCTGGCCGTGCGCCTGGCAGCCGATGCCGCTCGCAGGTTCAAAGGTAACGGGGCGACACGGcactgggggggggcagcacccccgGGGGTCTCACCCGGCCAGGCTGGCACGGGGGGGCGGCCTGGGGCCGACAGCGCTGCCCGCGCCGTGCTCTCTCCCGCAGTGTTCGCCACCATGCGCGACCTGGCTAAGGGCGAGCGGCTGCTGGAGCGCCTCGGCGGCCGCTGCCCCGACACACTGGAGGTGCTGCAGCTCGACGTCACCGACCCGCGCTCGCTGGCCGCCGCTGCGCAGCGGGTGCAGGGGCAGCGGCTGGACGTGCTGG TCTGCAACGCGGGGGTGGGACTGATGGGCCCCCTGGAGACCTGCTCCGACCAGGCCATGAAGAGCCTCTTCGACGTGAACCTCTTTGGGGCCGTCCGCACCATCCAGGCCTTCCTGCCCGCCATGAAGCGCCGCAGGGCCGGGCGGATCATCGTCTCCAGCAGCATCGGGGGGCTGCAAG ggctgcccttCAACTCCGTGTACTGCGCCAGCAAGTTCGCGGTGGAGGGGCTGTGCGAGAGCCTGGCCATCGTCCTGCGGCCCTTCAACATCCA CCTGACGCTGGTGGAGTGCGGACCCGTCAACACCAGCTTCCTGGCCAACCTGCAGCGCCCAGACCCCGAGGGCAGcgagctgcaggggctggacgCCGAGACGCGGGGCCTCTACCGCCGGTACCTGCGGCACTGCCAGAGCCTCTTCTGCGACGCGGCCCAGGAGGTGGACGAGGTCCTGCAG GTGTTCCTGGAGGCCATCGGCACCCCCTGCCCGCCGCTGCGCTGCGTCACCACCCAGCGATTCGCCCCGCTCTGGCGCCTGAGGCTGGCCAGCCCCGACGGCTCCGCGTACGTGGGCGCGATGCACGACTTCGTGTTCGGCCGCGGCGAGGCCGGCGGGGACCGGCCCTGA
- the HSD17B1 gene encoding 17-beta-hydroxysteroid dehydrogenase type 1 isoform X3 gives MERTTVLITGCSSGIGLGLAVRLAADAARRFKVFATMRDLAKGERLLERLGGRCPDTLEVLQLDVTDPRSLAAAAQRVQGQRLDVLVCNAGVGLMGPLETCSDQAMKSLFDVNLFGAVRTIQAFLPAMKRRRAGRIIVSSSIGGLQGLPFNSVYCASKFAVEGLCESLAIVLRPFNIHLTLVECGPVNTSFLANLQRPDPEGSELQGLDAETRGLYRRYLRHCQSLFCDAAQEVDEVLQVSARGTGVAAGRCRAVSDPSAVPGVPGGHRHPLPAAALRHHPAIRPALAPEAGQPRRLRVRGRDARLRVRPRRGRRGPALSGAGGAAASVPAGGLGPAVSPIKPFAAARLPAPSLSLSTLGVPPPPPRAPAG, from the exons ATGGAGAGAACCACGGTGCTGATCACGGGCTGCTCCTCGGGCATCGGCCTGGGGCTGGCCGTGCGCCTGGCAGCCGATGCCGCTCGCAGGTTCAAAG TGTTCGCCACCATGCGCGACCTGGCTAAGGGCGAGCGGCTGCTGGAGCGCCTCGGCGGCCGCTGCCCCGACACACTGGAGGTGCTGCAGCTCGACGTCACCGACCCGCGCTCGCTGGCCGCCGCTGCGCAGCGGGTGCAGGGGCAGCGGCTGGACGTGCTGG TCTGCAACGCGGGGGTGGGACTGATGGGCCCCCTGGAGACCTGCTCCGACCAGGCCATGAAGAGCCTCTTCGACGTGAACCTCTTTGGGGCCGTCCGCACCATCCAGGCCTTCCTGCCCGCCATGAAGCGCCGCAGGGCCGGGCGGATCATCGTCTCCAGCAGCATCGGGGGGCTGCAAG ggctgcccttCAACTCCGTGTACTGCGCCAGCAAGTTCGCGGTGGAGGGGCTGTGCGAGAGCCTGGCCATCGTCCTGCGGCCCTTCAACATCCA CCTGACGCTGGTGGAGTGCGGACCCGTCAACACCAGCTTCCTGGCCAACCTGCAGCGCCCAGACCCCGAGGGCAGcgagctgcaggggctggacgCCGAGACGCGGGGCCTCTACCGCCGGTACCTGCGGCACTGCCAGAGCCTCTTCTGCGACGCGGCCCAGGAGGTGGACGAGGTCCTGCAGGTCAGTGCCCGCGGGACGGGGGTGGCCGCGGGGCGCTGCCGGGCCGTGTCTGACCCCTCTGCGGTGCCAGGTGTTCCTGGAGGCCATCGGCACCCCCTGCCCGCCGCTGCGCTGCGTCACCACCCAGCGATTCGCCCCGCTCTGGCGCCTGAGGCTGGCCAGCCCCGACGGCTCCGCGTACGTGGGCGCGATGCACGACTTCGTGTTCGGCCGCGGCGAGGCCGGCGGGGACCGGCCCTGAGCGGAGCCGGCGGGGCAGCCGCGTCCGTCCCGGCGGGGGGGCTCGGGCCCGCCGTGTCGCCAATAAAGCCCTTTGCAGCCGCCCGGCTCCCGGCTCCGTCCCTCTCGCTGAGCACCCTGGGGGTCCCCCCGCCTCCGCCCCGGGCTCCCGCGgggtag
- the HSD17B1 gene encoding 17-beta-hydroxysteroid dehydrogenase type 1 isoform X4, with protein sequence MPLAGSKCSPPCATWLRASGCWSASAAAAPTHWRCCSSTSPTRARWPPLRSGCRGSGWTCWVRLCPVPPGWLGGDVCGVADPPQGPGSRCQIPGGAGGPGAGTGRVQRGRGAGAGFGGAEGRWPISREGAPPFLSCGTSTVPGSARGHGAAHGLCPAVCNAGVGLMGPLETCSDQAMKSLFDVNLFGAVRTIQAFLPAMKRRRAGRIIVSSSIGGLQGLPFNSVYCASKFAVEGLCESLAIVLRPFNIHLTLVECGPVNTSFLANLQRPDPEGSELQGLDAETRGLYRRYLRHCQSLFCDAAQEVDEVLQVFLEAIGTPCPPLRCVTTQRFAPLWRLRLASPDGSAYVGAMHDFVFGRGEAGGDRP encoded by the exons ATGCCGCTCGCAGGTTCAAAG TGTTCGCCACCATGCGCGACCTGGCTAAGGGCGAGCGGCTGCTGGAGCGCCTCGGCGGCCGCTGCCCCGACACACTGGAGGTGCTGCAGCTCGACGTCACCGACCCGCGCTCGCTGGCCGCCGCTGCGCAGCGGGTGCAGGGGCAGCGGCTGGACGTGCTGGGTACGGCTCTGCCCGGTGCCCccggggtggctggggggggacGTCTGCGGGGTCGCCGACCCTCCCCAGGGCCCCGGGAGCAGATGCCAAATCCCGGGAGGTGCCGGCGGTCCTGGGGCTGGGACGGGACGCGTTCAGCGGGGCAGGGGTGCAGGAGCTGGGTTTGGGGGTGCCGAGGGTCGCTGGCCCATCAGCAGGGAAGGGGCCCCCCCGTTCCTGTCTTGCGGCACCTCGACAGTGCCAGGGAGCGCGAGGGGCCACGGTGCCGCTCACGGGCTGTGCCCAGCAGTCTGCAACGCGGGGGTGGGACTGATGGGCCCCCTGGAGACCTGCTCCGACCAGGCCATGAAGAGCCTCTTCGACGTGAACCTCTTTGGGGCCGTCCGCACCATCCAGGCCTTCCTGCCCGCCATGAAGCGCCGCAGGGCCGGGCGGATCATCGTCTCCAGCAGCATCGGGGGGCTGCAAG ggctgcccttCAACTCCGTGTACTGCGCCAGCAAGTTCGCGGTGGAGGGGCTGTGCGAGAGCCTGGCCATCGTCCTGCGGCCCTTCAACATCCA CCTGACGCTGGTGGAGTGCGGACCCGTCAACACCAGCTTCCTGGCCAACCTGCAGCGCCCAGACCCCGAGGGCAGcgagctgcaggggctggacgCCGAGACGCGGGGCCTCTACCGCCGGTACCTGCGGCACTGCCAGAGCCTCTTCTGCGACGCGGCCCAGGAGGTGGACGAGGTCCTGCAG GTGTTCCTGGAGGCCATCGGCACCCCCTGCCCGCCGCTGCGCTGCGTCACCACCCAGCGATTCGCCCCGCTCTGGCGCCTGAGGCTGGCCAGCCCCGACGGCTCCGCGTACGTGGGCGCGATGCACGACTTCGTGTTCGGCCGCGGCGAGGCCGGCGGGGACCGGCCCTGA
- the HSD17B1 gene encoding 17-beta-hydroxysteroid dehydrogenase type 1 isoform X2, which translates to MPLAGSKCSPPCATWLRASGCWSASAAAAPTHWRCCSSTSPTRARWPPLRSGCRGSGWTCWVRLCPVPPGWLGGDVCGVADPPQGPGSRCQIPGGAGGPGAGTGRVQRGRGAGAGFGGAEGRWPISREGAPPFLSCGTSTVPGSARGHGAAHGLCPAVCNAGVGLMGPLETCSDQAMKSLFDVNLFGAVRTIQAFLPAMKRRRAGRIIVSSSIGGLQGLPFNSVYCASKFAVEGLCESLAIVLRPFNIHLTLVECGPVNTSFLANLQRPDPEGSELQGLDAETRGLYRRYLRHCQSLFCDAAQEVDEVLQVSARGTGVAAGRCRAVSDPSAVPGVPGGHRHPLPAAALRHHPAIRPALAPEAGQPRRLRVRGRDARLRVRPRRGRRGPALSGAGGAAASVPAGGLGPAVSPIKPFAAARLPAPSLSLSTLGVPPPPPRAPAG; encoded by the exons ATGCCGCTCGCAGGTTCAAAG TGTTCGCCACCATGCGCGACCTGGCTAAGGGCGAGCGGCTGCTGGAGCGCCTCGGCGGCCGCTGCCCCGACACACTGGAGGTGCTGCAGCTCGACGTCACCGACCCGCGCTCGCTGGCCGCCGCTGCGCAGCGGGTGCAGGGGCAGCGGCTGGACGTGCTGGGTACGGCTCTGCCCGGTGCCCccggggtggctggggggggacGTCTGCGGGGTCGCCGACCCTCCCCAGGGCCCCGGGAGCAGATGCCAAATCCCGGGAGGTGCCGGCGGTCCTGGGGCTGGGACGGGACGCGTTCAGCGGGGCAGGGGTGCAGGAGCTGGGTTTGGGGGTGCCGAGGGTCGCTGGCCCATCAGCAGGGAAGGGGCCCCCCCGTTCCTGTCTTGCGGCACCTCGACAGTGCCAGGGAGCGCGAGGGGCCACGGTGCCGCTCACGGGCTGTGCCCAGCAGTCTGCAACGCGGGGGTGGGACTGATGGGCCCCCTGGAGACCTGCTCCGACCAGGCCATGAAGAGCCTCTTCGACGTGAACCTCTTTGGGGCCGTCCGCACCATCCAGGCCTTCCTGCCCGCCATGAAGCGCCGCAGGGCCGGGCGGATCATCGTCTCCAGCAGCATCGGGGGGCTGCAAG ggctgcccttCAACTCCGTGTACTGCGCCAGCAAGTTCGCGGTGGAGGGGCTGTGCGAGAGCCTGGCCATCGTCCTGCGGCCCTTCAACATCCA CCTGACGCTGGTGGAGTGCGGACCCGTCAACACCAGCTTCCTGGCCAACCTGCAGCGCCCAGACCCCGAGGGCAGcgagctgcaggggctggacgCCGAGACGCGGGGCCTCTACCGCCGGTACCTGCGGCACTGCCAGAGCCTCTTCTGCGACGCGGCCCAGGAGGTGGACGAGGTCCTGCAGGTCAGTGCCCGCGGGACGGGGGTGGCCGCGGGGCGCTGCCGGGCCGTGTCTGACCCCTCTGCGGTGCCAGGTGTTCCTGGAGGCCATCGGCACCCCCTGCCCGCCGCTGCGCTGCGTCACCACCCAGCGATTCGCCCCGCTCTGGCGCCTGAGGCTGGCCAGCCCCGACGGCTCCGCGTACGTGGGCGCGATGCACGACTTCGTGTTCGGCCGCGGCGAGGCCGGCGGGGACCGGCCCTGAGCGGAGCCGGCGGGGCAGCCGCGTCCGTCCCGGCGGGGGGGCTCGGGCCCGCCGTGTCGCCAATAAAGCCCTTTGCAGCCGCCCGGCTCCCGGCTCCGTCCCTCTCGCTGAGCACCCTGGGGGTCCCCCCGCCTCCGCCCCGGGCTCCCGCGgggtag
- the COASY gene encoding bifunctional coenzyme A synthase: MPPFASGLLVLTAPLGALPRRAAAAVAAAAGVVAGPLYVHLQPGLSLAAPQPRPAAPPACPALLRALAALYAAAAAERGLDLRVLLAPGRRLARPPRVLLAAAAEAPGPPGPVQLGLQRLAAAAYGCPPRLPALLLGGPAEPGGGPEEEDEDDPEGGPGAALPDFSDVAVGGTFDRLHGAHRLLLSACCLLARRRLLAGVADGDLLRHKVLMELIEPYELRAAKLREFLEDVKPSLRYDIVPLADPYGPSVTDPDLQCLVVSEETRRGGEAVNKKRRENGLPELALHEILLMKDPDHRQNEEEKISSSSLRQRLLGTLLRPPRPDPALPSRPYVIGLTGGTGSGKTSIAKLLGHLGAFLIDADKLGHAVYVPGGPAYEQVVATFGAEILNEDGTINRKVLGAKVFGNQERLKSLTDIVWPKMARMVKEQIGEAGAQGKAVCVLDAAVLLEAGWQDMVHEVWTAVIPEEEAVQRVVARDGLSEEAAHSRLRSQMTNSQRVQQSQVVLCTLWEPDVTRRQVEKAWDLLQQRLSQKCSL, encoded by the exons ATGCCGCCCTTCGCCTCGGGGCTGCTGGTGCTGACGGCGCCGCTGGGCGCGttgccgcggcgggcggcggcggcggtggcggcggcggcgggggtggTGGCGGGGCCGCTCTACGTGCACCTGCAGCCGGGGCTGTCGCTGGCCGCCCCCcagccgcgccccgccgcgccccccgcctgccccgcgCTGCTCCGCGCCTTGGCCGCGCTCtacgcggcggcggcggccgagcggGGCCTGGACCTGCGCGTCCTGCTggcccccggccgccgcctggcccgcccgccccgcgtcctgctcgccgccgccgccgaggcgccggggccgccggggccggtGCAGCTCGGCCTGCAGCGCTTGGCCGCCGCCGCCTACGGCTGCCCCCCGCGCctgcccgcgctgctgctgggcggccccgcggagcccggggggggccccgaggaggaggacgaggacgaCCCCGagggcggccccggcgcggcgctTCCCGACTTCTCCGACGTGGCGGTCGGCGGCACCTTCGACCGCCTCCACGGCGCCCACCGCCTCCTGCTCAGCGCCTGCTGCCTCCTGGCCCGGCGGCGGCTCCTGGCCGGGGTGGCCGACGGCGACCTGCTCCGCC ACAAGGTCCTGATGGAGCTGATCGAGCCCTACGAGCTGCGAGCGGCGAAGCTGCGCGAGTTCCTGGAGGACGTGAAGCCCTCGCTGCGTTACGACATCGTGCCTCTGGCTGACCCCTACGGCCCCTCGGTCACGGACCCCGACCTGCAGTGCCTGGTGGTCAGCGAGGAGACCCGCAGGGGAGGGGAGGCCGTCAACAAGAAGAGACGTGAAAAT GGGCTCCCCGAGCTGGCTCTGCATGAGATCCTGTTGATGAAGGACCCCGACCACCGTCAGAACGAGGAGGAGAAGATCAGCTCCTCCAGCCTCCGGCAGAGGCTGCTGGGGACGCTGCTGCGGCCCCCGCGG CCAGACCCTGCCTTGCCTTCGCGCCCGTACGTGATCGGCCTGACTGGAGGAACCGGGAGTGGGAAAACCTCCATTGCCAAACTCCTGGGGCACCTGGGAGCCTTCCTCATCGACGCTGACAAGCTGGGCCACGCCGTCTATGTCCCTGGTGGCCCTGCCTACGAGCAGGTGGTGGCCACCTTTGGGGCAG AAATCTTGAATGAAGATGGGACAATTAACAGGAAAGTCCTTGGGGCCAAAGTGTTTGGAAACCAG GAGCGGCTGAAGAGTCTCACGGACATTGTGTGGCCCAAGATGGCCCGGATGGTCAAGGAGCAGATCGGGGAGGCGGGTGCCCAAG GAAAAGCCGTGTGCGTGCTGGACGCTGCCGTGCTGCTGGAGGCTGGCTGGCAGGACATGGTCCATGAGGTGTGGACGGCCGTCATCCCCGAGGAGGAG GCCGTGCAGCGCGTCGTGGCCAGGGACGGGCTGAGCGAGGAGGCTGCTCACAGCCGGCTGCGGAGCCAGATGACCAACAGCCAAAGGGTGCAGCAGTCACAGGTGGTGCTGTGCACGCTCTGGGAGCCGGACGTCACCCGCAGGCAG GTGGAGAAGGCCtgggacctcctgcagcagcGCCTGAGCCAGAAGTGCAGCCTGTGA